A stretch of the Elusimicrobiota bacterium genome encodes the following:
- a CDS encoding DUF47 family protein yields the protein MGLRDIFFPPQRDFVKMLKEQAEKTAEGMQALQEYLADPTPERDKLVVRLEDEADEMRRILIEELNLSFVTPFDREDIYALSRAIDDMIDYAKSTVEEMNLFEAKSNEHLKRMAEGLREASQEIAAAIPLITTHPNVCQQHIVRAKKAENFVEHRYREALAELFKIDDVKEILKLREIYRHLSNAADRGDEAADIIGDIVVKMT from the coding sequence ATGGGACTCCGTGATATCTTCTTCCCGCCCCAGCGGGATTTCGTCAAGATGCTCAAAGAGCAGGCGGAGAAGACCGCCGAGGGCATGCAGGCCCTGCAGGAGTACCTCGCGGACCCCACCCCCGAGCGGGATAAGCTGGTGGTCCGGCTGGAGGATGAGGCCGACGAGATGCGGCGCATCCTCATCGAGGAGCTCAACCTCTCCTTCGTCACGCCCTTCGACCGGGAGGACATCTACGCCCTCTCGCGCGCCATCGACGACATGATCGACTACGCCAAGTCCACGGTGGAGGAGATGAACCTCTTCGAGGCCAAGTCCAACGAGCACCTCAAGCGCATGGCCGAGGGCCTCCGGGAAGCGTCCCAGGAGATCGCGGCCGCAATCCCGCTGATCACCACCCATCCCAACGTCTGCCAGCAGCACATCGTGCGCGCCAAGAAGGCCGAGAACTTCGTGGAGCACCGCTACCGCGAGGCCCTGGCCGAGCTCTTCAAGATCGACGACGTCAAGGAGATCCTCAAGCTCCGGGAGATCTACCGGCACCTCTCCAACGCGGCGGACCGGGGCGACGAGGCCGCCGACATCATCGGCGACATCGTGGTGAAGATGACTTGA
- a CDS encoding HEAT repeat domain-containing protein, which yields MRHWRLAVPAVAALALGGCLGELPTLPQIQTGNPPLATPGGPTPIKTDAQITNALVDLVEAKRQFKVDVSQFQPGTPEGDLINLGSPIGYQLRTRYLSLGIPLAEALSRNADPVFRERLMNLARWDADGETRAAALVALAGTHDAVHYDVFREALIHLDPAVRFGALEALLIWDHPERSMPLLTQVAESDSEPILRVYAAGGLARLQDPAGLLRLRAYLDHSSWLVRAMAAQYLGDYGGAEDYDLLVSRIGRETVNDFVVAEYCIAALKLFPKKEPPPPPPPATEAPHPTVDLAAFQLEPLVVVAHRVKIQNQLAIDPQINAHLMRLLQQRMDARPDSQAALDASIGNLSRLSTATGYKLKTRYTELGFLLTEGLAGVTDMQMDSELEKVSRLGTNVQTRAAAMVALAFTHDLRYLPLFQGAIVAPNITTRFGALESLLTLQNPAVQFQVGNAARVDASLLVQVYAASGMWHMGDIFGREILLNLAQNQDWLVRSMAIRYLGEQGGSYEYTKIMQWFSMESNQMVKAEMCSALLNLQKFNTP from the coding sequence ATGAGACACTGGCGCCTCGCCGTGCCGGCGGTCGCGGCCCTCGCCTTAGGGGGCTGCTTGGGCGAACTGCCCACTTTGCCCCAGATCCAGACCGGCAACCCGCCCCTGGCCACGCCCGGCGGCCCCACGCCGATCAAGACCGACGCGCAGATCACCAACGCGCTCGTAGACCTCGTGGAGGCCAAGCGCCAGTTCAAGGTGGATGTCTCCCAGTTCCAGCCGGGGACGCCCGAGGGCGACCTCATCAACTTGGGGTCTCCCATCGGCTACCAGCTGCGCACGCGCTACCTTTCCCTCGGCATCCCCCTGGCGGAGGCCCTGTCCCGCAACGCCGACCCGGTCTTCCGCGAGCGGCTCATGAACCTGGCGCGCTGGGACGCCGACGGAGAGACCCGCGCCGCGGCTTTGGTGGCCCTGGCCGGGACGCACGACGCGGTCCATTACGACGTGTTCCGCGAGGCCCTCATCCACCTGGACCCGGCCGTGCGCTTCGGGGCCCTGGAGGCGCTGCTCATCTGGGACCACCCGGAGAGATCCATGCCCCTGCTCACGCAGGTCGCGGAGAGCGACTCGGAGCCCATCCTGCGCGTCTACGCGGCCGGCGGGCTGGCGCGCCTGCAGGACCCGGCGGGACTCCTGCGCCTGCGCGCCTATCTGGACCACAGCTCCTGGCTGGTGCGCGCCATGGCCGCTCAGTATCTGGGCGATTACGGCGGCGCCGAGGACTACGACCTGCTCGTCTCCCGCATCGGCCGCGAGACGGTCAACGACTTCGTCGTGGCCGAGTACTGCATCGCGGCGCTCAAGCTTTTCCCGAAGAAGGAGCCGCCGCCCCCGCCGCCCCCGGCGACTGAGGCGCCTCATCCCACCGTGGACCTGGCCGCCTTCCAGCTCGAGCCCCTGGTGGTCGTCGCGCACCGCGTCAAGATCCAGAACCAGCTGGCCATCGACCCCCAGATCAACGCGCACCTCATGCGCCTGCTGCAGCAGCGCATGGACGCGCGGCCCGACTCCCAGGCCGCTCTGGACGCGTCCATCGGGAACCTCAGCAGGCTCTCCACCGCGACCGGGTACAAGCTCAAGACCCGCTACACCGAGCTGGGCTTCTTGCTCACCGAGGGCCTGGCCGGCGTGACCGACATGCAGATGGACTCGGAGCTCGAGAAGGTCTCGCGGCTGGGGACCAACGTCCAGACCCGGGCCGCGGCCATGGTGGCCCTGGCCTTCACCCATGACCTGCGCTACCTCCCCCTGTTCCAGGGCGCCATCGTCGCCCCCAACATCACGACTCGCTTCGGGGCGCTGGAGTCCCTTCTGACTTTGCAGAACCCCGCGGTCCAATTCCAGGTGGGCAACGCGGCGCGCGTGGATGCCTCCTTGCTGGTGCAGGTCTATGCGGCCAGCGGCATGTGGCACATGGGCGACATCTTCGGACGGGAGATCCTGCTCAATCTCGCGCAGAACCAGGACTGGCTCGTGCGGTCCATGGCCATCCGCTACCTGGGAGAGCAGGGCGGTTCCTACGAGTACACCAAGATCATGCAGTGGTTCTCTATGGAAAGCAACCAGATGGTCAAGGCCGAGATGTGCTCGGCCCTCTTGAACCTCCAGAAATTCAACACTCCCTGA
- a CDS encoding MotA/TolQ/ExbB proton channel family protein: MDLKILTGLALTGGSWVIYLLLLCSVVALAVIVERVIVLRREEEALAGLDAAFLGGVSSEGMPELEKTIARHPGAASRILLAGLAQARHGPAGVEDHLVAATLAEKRGLERRLLILGTLGNNAPFVGLFGTVLGVIKSFHDLAQSGSGPEVVMQGLSEALVATAVGLFVAIPCVVSYNYLSGKAKDLLARTESFGRILLAQVRSQHAPAGRK, from the coding sequence ATGGATCTGAAAATCTTGACGGGTCTTGCGCTCACCGGCGGCAGTTGGGTCATCTACCTGCTGCTGCTGTGCTCGGTGGTGGCCCTGGCCGTGATCGTGGAGCGGGTCATCGTGCTGCGCCGCGAGGAAGAGGCTCTGGCGGGCCTCGACGCGGCATTCCTCGGCGGCGTCTCTTCCGAGGGGATGCCCGAGCTCGAAAAGACGATCGCGCGGCATCCCGGCGCGGCCTCGCGCATCCTGCTGGCGGGGCTGGCGCAGGCGCGTCACGGCCCCGCGGGGGTGGAAGACCACCTTGTGGCGGCCACCCTCGCGGAGAAGCGGGGCCTGGAGCGGCGCCTGCTGATCTTGGGGACCTTGGGCAACAACGCGCCCTTCGTGGGGCTCTTCGGCACCGTTCTGGGCGTCATCAAGTCTTTCCACGACCTGGCTCAGAGCGGCTCCGGCCCCGAGGTGGTGATGCAGGGCCTCTCCGAGGCGCTGGTGGCCACCGCCGTGGGCCTCTTCGTGGCCATCCCCTGCGTGGTGAGCTACAACTACCTCTCCGGCAAGGCCAAGGACCTCCTGGCCCGCACCGAGTCCTTCGGCCGCATCCTGCTGGCCCAGGTGCGCTCGCAGCACGCCCCTGCGGGGCGCAAGTAG
- a CDS encoding biopolymer transporter ExbD, which yields MASSGANDDGPITAINVTPLVDIILVVLIIFMATAPLIHNRAMKVDLPKAAQHERAATEALQVVYNAQREISLSGKRVTEAQLGVELRSLVARSADLRVSLRADRNLPYGEIVQLLDVVRGAGVHKIGLEVKAK from the coding sequence ATGGCCTCCTCCGGCGCCAATGACGACGGCCCCATCACGGCGATCAACGTCACCCCGCTGGTGGACATCATCCTGGTGGTGCTCATCATCTTCATGGCCACGGCGCCGCTGATCCATAACCGGGCCATGAAGGTGGACCTGCCCAAGGCGGCTCAGCACGAGCGGGCGGCCACGGAGGCCCTGCAGGTGGTCTACAACGCCCAGCGCGAGATATCCCTCTCCGGCAAGCGCGTGACCGAGGCGCAGCTCGGAGTCGAGCTCCGGTCCTTGGTCGCCCGGTCCGCGGACCTGCGCGTGTCCCTGCGCGCGGACCGGAACCTTCCTTACGGGGAGATTGTCCAACTCTTGGACGTGGTGCGCGGCGCGGGCGTGCACAAGATCGGCCTCGAAGTCAAAGCCAAGTAA